A section of the Brachyhypopomus gauderio isolate BG-103 chromosome 13, BGAUD_0.2, whole genome shotgun sequence genome encodes:
- the LOC143474037 gene encoding myosin-7-like encodes MGDALMEEFGAAAPYLRKSDKERLEAQTRPFDMKKECFVPDTEEEYVKATVLSRDGDKATCETSKGATVTVKEVDVHPQNPPKFDKIEDMAMFTFLHEPAVLFNLKERYAAWMIYTYSGLFCVTVNPYKWLPVYNQEVVLAYRGKKRSEAPPHIFSISDNAYQYMLADRENQSILITGESGAGKTVNTKRVIQYFASIAAGGGGAKKETSEKKGTLEDQIIQCNPALEAFGNAKTIRNDNSSRFGKFIRIHFAASGKLASADIETYLLEKSRVTFQLKAERDYHIFYQILSQKKPELLEMLLITANPYDYSYISQGETQVASINDADELMATDEAFDVLGFTQEEKNSIYKLTGAIMHYGNMKFKQKQREEQAEADGTEDADKSAYLMGLNSADLIKALCHPRVKVGNEWVTKGQNVQQVYYAIGALSKSVYEKMFLWMVIRINQSLDTKQPRQYFIGVLDIAGFEIFDFNTFEQLCINFTNEKLQQFFNHHMFVLEQEEYKKEGIEWEFIDFGMDLQACIDLIEKPMGIMSILEEECMFPKASDSTFKAKLYDNHLGKSGNFQKPRIVKGKPEAHFSLVHYAGTVDYNIMNWLVKNKDPLNETVVGLYQKSTMKLLSYLFANYASADSAMSEGGGKTKEKKKKGSSFQTVSALHRENLNKLMTNLRSTHPHFVRCLIPNETKTPGAMENPLVMHQLRCNGVLEGIRICRKGFPNRILYGDFKQRYRILNPSAIPEGQFIDSRKGAEKLLGSLDIDHNQYKFGHTKVFFKAGLLGTLEEMRDDRLALIITGIQARSRGLLSRIEFQKIVERRDALLVIQWNVRAFMGVKNWPWMKLYFKIKPLLRSAEAEKEMANMKEEFLKLKEAYAKSEARRKELEEKMVTLLQEKNDLQLQVQAEQDNLCDAEERCEGLIKNKIQLEAKCKELTERLDDEEEMNAELVAKKRKLEDECSELKKDIDDLELTLAKVEKEKHATENKVKNLTEEMAALDEIIAKLTKEKKALQEAHQQTLDDLQSEEDKVNTLTKAKAKLEQQVDDLEGSLEQEKKIRMDLERAKRKLEGDLKLTQENVMDLENDKQQLEEKLKKKDFEMSHLNSKIEDEQAMAAQLQKKLKELQARIEELEEELEAERAARAKVEKQRADLARELEEISERLEEAGGATAAQIEMNKKREAEFQKLRRDLEEATLQHEATAATLRKKQADSVADLGEQIDNLQRVKQKLEKEKSELRLELDDVVSNMEHIVKAKTNLEKMCRTLEDQMSEYRTKFEEGQRTINDFSMQKAKLQTENGELARQLEEKDSLVSQLTRGKQSYTQQIEDLKRQLEEEVKAKNALAHAVQSARHDADLLREQFEEEQEAKAELQRSLSKANSEVAQWRTKYETDAIQRTEELEEAKKKLAQRLQDAEEAVEAVNAKCSSLEKTKHRLQNEIEDLMVDVERSNAAAAALDKKQRNFDKILAEWKQKYEESQSELESSQKEARSLSTELFKLKNSYEECLDHLETMKRENKNLQEEISDLTEQIGESGKSIHELEKIRKQLEQEKAEIQSALEEAEASLEHEEGKILRAQLEFNQVKADIERKLAEKDEEMEQAKRNQQRMVDTLQSSLESETRSRNEALRLKKKMEGDLNEMEIQLSQANRQAAEAQKQLKSLHGHMKDTQLQLDDALRASDDLKENIAIVERRNNLLQAELDELRSLVEQTERGRKLAEQELLDVTERVQLLHSQNTSLLNQKKKLEGDTAQLQTEVEEAVQECRNAEEKAKKAITDAAMMAEELKKEQDTSAHLERMKKNMEQTIKDLQHRLDEAEQIAMKGGKKQVQKLEARVRELENEVEMEQRKASDSVKGIRKYERRIKELTYQTEEDRKNLTRLQDLVDKLQLKVKSYKRTAEEAEEQANSNLGKFRKLQHELDEAEERADIAESQVNKMRAKSRDTGSKKGHDEE; translated from the exons ATGGGTGATGCTCTGATGGAGGAGTTTGGGGCAGCTGCTCCCTATCTAAGGAAGTCAGACAAGGAGCGTCTGGAGGCACAAACTCGCCCCTTTGACATGAAGAAGGAATGCTTTGTCCCTGACACAGAGGAGGAGTATGTCAAGGCGACGGTACTCAGTCGTGATGGGGACAAAGCCACTTGTGAAACTTCTAAAGGAGCG ACTGTGACAGTAAAGGAGGTAGATGTCCACCCTCAGAACCCGCCAAAGTTTGACAAAATCGAGGACATGGCGATGTTCACCTTCCTGCATGAGCCTGCAGTGCTGTTTAACCTCAAAGAGCGTTACGCAGCCTGGATGATCTAC ACCTACTCTGGCCTCTTCTGTGTAACTGTCAACCCCTACAAGTGGCTGCCAGTGTACAACCAAGAAGTTGTACTTGCCTACAGGGGCAAGAAGAGGAGTGAAGCTCCTCCTCACATCTTCTCCATCTCTGATAACGCCTATCAGTACATGCTTGCAG ATAGGGAAAATCAGTCGATTCTCATCAC TGGAGAATCTGGTGCAGGGAAGACTGTGAACACAAAGAGAGTCATTCAGTACTTTGCCAGCattgctgctggtggtggtggtgctaaGAAGGAGACCAGTGAAAAGAAG GGAACTCTGGAGGACCAAATCATTCAGTGTAACCCTGCTTTAGAGGCTTTTGGTAATGCCAAGACCATCAGAAACGATAATTCCTCTCGTTTT GGCAAGTTCATCCGAATCCATTTTGCTGCCAGTGGCAAGCTTGCCTCTGCAGATATTGAGACTT ATCTTCTGGAGAAGTCTCGTGTGACTTTCCAGCTCAAGGCTGAGAGAGACTACCATATCTTCTATCAGATACTGTCTCAGAAGAAACCTGAGCTACTAG AAATGCTGCTTATTACTGCGAATCCCTATGACTACTCCTACATCTCCCAAGGAGAGACACAAGTGGCATCTATTAATGATGCAGACGAGCTGATGGCTACTGAT GAAGCCTTTGATGTGCTGGGCTTCACCCAAGAGGAGAAGAACAGTATATATAAGCTGACTGGTGCCATAATGCACTATGGAAACATGAAGTTCAAGCAAaagcagagagaggagcaggcTGAGGCCGATGGCACTGAGG ACGCTGACAAATCAGCTTACCTGATGGGTCTGAACTCTGCTGATCTCATCAAAGCTCTGTGTCACCCCAGAGTCAAAGTAGGAAATGAGTGGGTCACCAAAGGACAGAATGTCCAGCAg GTATATTATGCAATTGGTGCCCTGTCAAAATCAGTATATGAGAAGATGTTCCTTTGGATGGTTATAAGAATCAACCAGTCTTTGGACACCAAGCAGCCTCGCCAGTACTTCATTGGTGTGTTGGATATTGCTGGCTTTGAGATCTTTGAT TTTAACACATTTGAGCAGTTGTGTATCAACTTCACTAATGAGAAGTTGCAACAGTTCTTCAACCACCACATGTTTGTGTTGGAGCAAGAGGAGTACAAGAAGGAGGGTATTGAGTGGGAGTTTATTGATTTTGGCATGGACTTGCAGGCTTGTATTGATCTCATTGAAAAG CCCATGGGCATTATGTCCATCCTTGAAGAGGAATGCATGTTTCCAAAGGCCAGCGATTCCACATTCAAAGCTAAGCTTTATGATAATCACTTGGGGAAATCTGGCAATTTCCAAAAACCAAGGATTGTAAAGGGTAAACCAGAGGCCCATTTCTCTTTGGTGCACTATGCTGGTACTGTTGACTACAACATCATGAACTGGCTGGTGAAGAACAAGGATCCCCTCAATGAGACAGTTGTGGGGCTGTACCAGAAGTCCACCATGAAACTATTATCTTACCTGTTTGCAAATTATGCTAGTGCTGACTCAG CTATGAGTGAAGGAGGTGGAAAAaccaaagaaaagaagaaaaaaggtTCTTCTTTCCAGACTGTGTCTGCTCTTCACAGG GAGAACTTGAATAAGCTGATGACCAATCTGAGATCAACTCATCCCCATTTTGTGCGATGCCTCATCCCCAATGAGACCAAGACTCCTGGGGCCATGGAAAATCCTCTTGTCATGCACCAGCTACGCTGTAATGGTGTGCTGGAGGGCATCAGAATCTGCAGAAAGGGCTTCCCCAACAGGATCCTTTATGGAGATTTCAAACAGAG ATATCGAATCTTGAATCCTTCTGCCATCCCTGAGGGGCAATTTATTGACAGTAGAAAAGGAGCAGAAAAACTTTTGGGGTCTCTGGACATTGACCACAACCAGTACAAGTTTGGCCATACTAAG GTGTTCTTCAAGGCTGGACTCTTGGGTACTCTAGAGGAGATGCGAGATGACCGCCTTGCTCTCATCATCACTGGTATTCAGGCCCGGTCACGTGGTCTTCTCTCAAGAATTGAGTTCCAGAAGATTGTTGAGCGGCG AGATGCCTTGCTTGTGATCCAGTGGAATGTTCGTGCATTCATGGGTGTCAAGAATTGGCCTTGGATGAAGCTCTACTTCAagattaaaccacttctacggTCAGCTGAAGCTGAGAAGGAGATGGCCAACATGAAGGAAGAATTCCTAAAGCTAAAAGAGGCTTATGCTAAATCCGAGGCCCGCAGGAAGGAGCTTGAAGAGAAAATGGTCACGCTTCTCCAAGAGAAAAATGACCTGCAGCTCCAAGTCCAGGCT GAGCAAGACAATCTTTGTGATGCTGAGGAGCGATGTGAAGGTTTAATTAAGAACAAGATCCAACTTGAAGCTAAATGCAAAGAGCTGACTGAAAGATTGGATGATGAAGAAGAAATGAATGCAGAGTTAgttgcaaaaaagagaaaactgGAGGATGAATGCTCTGAACTTAAGAAGGACATTGATGATCTTGAGCTAACCTTAGCCAAAGTGGAGAAGGAGAAACATGCCACAGAGAACAAG GTAAAAAACCTGACAGAAGAAATGGCAGCTCTTGATGAAATCATTGCTAAATTGACCAAGGAGAAGAAAGCTCTCCAAGAGGCCCATCAGCAAACACTAGATGACCTTCAGAGTGAAGAAGACAAAGTCAACACTCTGACCAAAGCTAAAGCCAAGCTGGAACAGCAAGTTGATGAT CTTGAGGGGTCCCTAGAACAGGAAAAGAAAATCCGTATGGACCTTGAGAGGGCTAAGAGAAAACTTGAGGGAGACTTAAAACTAACCCAAGAGAATGTCATGGACCTAGAAAATGACAAGCAACAGCTAGAGGAGAAGCTGAAAAA GAAGGATTTTGAGATGAGCCATCTTAACAGCAAGATTGAGGATGAGCAAGCAATGGCAGCCCAGCTTCAGAAGAAACTAAAGGAGCTGCAG GCCCGTATTGAGGAGCTTGAGGAAGAACTGGAGGCAGAGAGAGCTGCTCGTGCCAAGGTTGAGAAACAGAGAGCAGACTTGGCCAGAGAACTGGAGGAGATCAGTGAGAGACTGGAGGAGGCTGGTGGTGCCACGGCTGCACAAATTGAAATGAACAAAAAGAGAGAAGCTGAGTTCCAGAAACTACGCAGAGATCTTGAAGAGGCCACTCTGCAACATGAGGCCACTGCTGCAACTCTGAGGAAGAAACAAGCCGACAGTGTGGCGGACCTTGGAGAGCAGATAGACAACCTACAGAGAGTCAAGCAGAAGCTTGAAAAAGAGAAGAGTGAACTGAGACTGGAACTGGATGATGTTGTCTCCAACATGGAGCACATTGTCAAGGCCAAA ACAAATCTGGAAAAAATGTGCAGGACTCTGGAGGACCAGATGAGTGAATATAGAACTAAATTTGAGGAAGGGCAACGCACCATCAATGACTTCAGCATGCAAAAAGCTAAACTGCAAACTGAAAATG GTGAACTTGCAAGACAGTTGGAAGAGAAGGATTCCTTGGTATCTCAGCTGACCAGAGGCAAGCAGTCTTATACCCAACAGATTGAAGATCTCAAAAGACAACTTGAAGAAGAAGTCAAG GCTAAAAATGCCTTGGCCCATGCAGTGCAGTCTGCTCGCCATGATGCTGATCTGTTAAGAGAACAGtttgaggaggagcaggaggccaAGGCTgagctgcagcgcagtctgtccAAGGCGAATTCTGAGGTGGCTCAGTGGAGAACCAAGTATGAAACTGATGCCATCCAGAGGACAGAAGAGCTAGAGGAGGCAAA GAAGAAACTTGCTCAGCGACTACAAGATGCAGAGGAAGCTGTGGAAGCTGTCAATGCCAAATGCTCTTCTCTGGAGAAGACCAAGCACAGACTCCAGAATGAGATTGAGGATCTCATGGTTGATGTGGAAAGATCTAATGCTGCAGCTGCTGCTCTAGACAAGAAACAAAGAAACTTTGACAAG ATTCTTGCTGAGTGGAAGCAAAAATATGAAGAGTCTCAGAGTGAGCTAGAGAGCTCCCAAAAAGAGGCTAGATCTCTAAGCACTGAGCTGTTCAAACTGAAGAACTCCTATGAGGAATGCTTGGATCATCTGGAGACCATGAAAAGGGAGAACAAGAACCTCCAAG AGGAGATTTCTGACCTCACTGAGCAAATTGGTGAGAGTGGGAAAAGCATTCATGAACTTGAGAAGATCCGAAAACAGCTAGAACAGGAAAAGGCTGAAATTCAGTCTGCACTGGAAGAGGCTGAG GCTTCTCTTGAGCATGAAGAAGGAAAGATCTTAAGGGCTCAGCTTGAGTTCAATCAAGTGAAGGCTGATATAGAGCGAAAGCTGGCAGAGAAGGATGAGGAAATGGAGCAGGCCAAGAGAAACCAACAAAGAATGGTGGACACCCTGCAAAGCTCTCTAGAGTCTGAGACTCGCAGCAGAAATGAAGCCCTCAGACTAAAAAAGAAAATGGAGGGAGACCTAAATGAGATGGAGATCCAACTTAGTCAGGCTAACAGGCAGGCAGCAGAGGCCCAAAAACAACTCAAGAGTCTCCATGGACATATGAAG GACACTCAACTACAGCTGGATGATGCCCTCCGCGCTAGTGATGACCTCAAAGAGAACATCGCTATTGTGGAGAGACGTAACAATCTGCTGCAAGCTGAACTGGATGAGCTGAGGTCTCTGGTGGAGCAGACTGAGAGAGGCCGGAAACTGGCTGAGCAAGAACTGCTGGATGTGACTGAAAGGGTTCAGCTATTGCACTCTCAG AATACCAGCCTGCTAAACCAGAAGAAGAAGCTAGAGGGAGACACTGCCCAGCTTCAGACTGAGGTAGAGGAGGCTGTCCAAGAGTGCAGGAATGCTGAAGAAAAGGCCAAAAAAGCCATCACTGATGCTGCCATGATGGCAGAGGAGCTGAAGAAGGAGCAGGACACCAGTGCTCACCTGGAACGCATGAAGAAGAACATGGAGCAGACTATAAAGGACCTGCAGCACCGTCTGGATGAGGCTGAGCAAATCGCCATGAAGGGGGGCAAGAAACAAGTTCAGAAACTGGAGGCCAGG GTGAGAGAGCTTGAAaatgaggtggagatggagcaaAGAAAGGCCAGTGACTCTGTGAAAGGTATTCGTAAATATGAGAGACGTATTAAGGAACTCACTTACCAG ACTGAGGAGGACCGTAAGAATCTCACTCGTCTGCAAGACCTGGTAGACAAATTGCAGCTGAAAGTGAAGTCCTACAAGAGAACTGCAGAGGAGGCT GAGGAGCAGGCCAATTCCAATCTGGGCAAGTTCCGCAAGCTGCAGCATGAGCTGGATGAGGCAGAGGAGAGGGCTGATATTGCTGAGTCTCAGGTCAACAAAATGAGGGCCAAGAGTCGTGACACTGGCTCCAAG AAAGGACATGATGAAGAGTGA